One stretch of Priestia megaterium DNA includes these proteins:
- a CDS encoding XRE family transcriptional regulator produces the protein MVGAKIKSLRLKKGYSITRLAEKAKISKSYLSHLEKGLNNNPSLHMLNKIASSLNTTVDELIEAEISHPVLSSKPLINKEWLYLIEQAIKDGMTKEEFVEFQCYLKFRKMNDRTN, from the coding sequence GTGGTAGGAGCCAAAATTAAAAGTTTGCGATTAAAAAAAGGATATTCCATTACACGACTAGCTGAAAAAGCCAAAATTTCAAAATCATATTTATCTCATTTAGAAAAAGGGCTAAACAATAACCCTTCTCTTCACATGCTTAATAAAATTGCGTCTTCTCTTAATACAACGGTTGATGAATTAATTGAAGCTGAAATTAGTCATCCTGTATTATCTTCAAAACCACTTATTAACAAAGAATGGCTTTACTTAATTGAGCAAGCAATTAAAGACGGCATGACCAAAGAAGAGTTTGTGGAATTTCAATGTTATTTAAAGTTCCGCAAAATGAATGACCGCACAAATTGA
- a CDS encoding acetyltransferase: MAKLLILGAGGHGKVVSEIAQLMKQWEEIAFLDDREDISEVLGISIAGKLADLPALRSEYEYAFVAIGSNTARLKWTEKLSHHGFKIPILIHPSSIVSAKSSIGEGTVIMAGAVINTDARIGRSCIINTASTIDHDCILHRGVHTSPGAYLGGTVKIGERTWICIGATIINNINIGCDSVIAAGAVVTKDVPSNVLVAGVPAVIKK, encoded by the coding sequence GTGGCGAAACTATTAATCTTAGGTGCAGGCGGTCATGGGAAAGTAGTATCTGAAATTGCTCAACTCATGAAACAGTGGGAAGAGATCGCTTTTCTAGATGATAGAGAAGATATTTCAGAAGTATTAGGGATTTCTATAGCAGGTAAGTTAGCTGACTTACCTGCATTAAGGAGCGAATATGAATACGCATTTGTAGCTATCGGTAGCAATACTGCTAGGCTTAAGTGGACAGAAAAATTAAGTCATCATGGTTTCAAAATACCAATCCTTATCCACCCCTCTAGTATAGTGAGTGCAAAAAGCTCTATAGGAGAAGGAACCGTAATAATGGCAGGAGCAGTAATAAATACGGATGCAAGAATTGGTAGAAGCTGTATTATTAATACAGCTTCTACGATTGACCATGACTGTATATTACACCGGGGTGTTCATACGTCTCCTGGTGCATACCTTGGTGGCACGGTAAAAATTGGGGAGCGCACGTGGATTTGTATTGGAGCTACTATTATAAATAATATTAATATTGGTTGTGACTCAGTCATAGCAGCAGGAGCAGTTGTGACTAAAGATGTACCGAGCAATGTTTTAGTCGCAGGTGTACCTGCAGTTATAAAGAAATAA
- a CDS encoding glycosyl hydrolase: MKKKLALYLPLTLLLIGIIYVVTNKPNKPSTIQKTSTSQIYEAEKSILNGAKTSKEVSGYSGDGYVTNFHKKDDSAIFIIDAPREGLYKLAIRYRVSSGNGEKHAAVNLNSEPSVQIILKESDKFKELNVGKVLLHKGKNTIKIRSGWGYYDLDYIKLTHDTASNTSARKNNKASINKEPVNQHATKETKSLMNFLVDQYGKKILSGQQDMSGVQWLNNNIGKKPAVAGFDFTDYSPSKVAYGRQSNQVEEAIKWHEQGGIVTFSWHWNAPKDLIKQPGKEWYKGSYKSATTFDLQYAMNHKDSEDYRLLLRDIDAIAVQLKRLQDAKVPILFRPLHEAEGGWFWWGAKGSEPAKQLYKLMYDRLTYYHKINNIIWVWNSVSEDWYPGDRYVDIVSYDSYPKAGNYNAISLQYDRLNSLVNNKKLVSLSENGPIPDPTDLKDYHISWSWFLTWKDEYLKDGIINSREHLLRVYNSPYVITLDELPNLQTYK, translated from the coding sequence TTGAAAAAGAAGCTTGCACTTTATCTGCCGCTCACTCTTTTATTAATCGGGATTATTTATGTAGTTACTAATAAGCCTAATAAACCCTCTACCATACAAAAAACTAGCACCAGTCAGATTTATGAAGCTGAAAAATCTATATTAAACGGAGCAAAAACAAGCAAAGAAGTTAGCGGTTATTCAGGCGATGGTTACGTAACTAATTTTCATAAAAAAGATGATTCTGCTATTTTTATTATCGATGCACCTCGAGAAGGTTTGTATAAATTAGCTATACGCTATAGAGTTTCAAGCGGAAATGGAGAAAAACACGCTGCGGTAAATTTAAATAGTGAACCCTCTGTACAAATAATATTAAAAGAATCTGATAAATTTAAAGAATTGAATGTGGGGAAAGTACTGTTACATAAAGGAAAAAACACTATAAAAATAAGATCCGGATGGGGTTATTACGATTTAGATTACATTAAACTTACTCATGATACAGCATCCAATACTTCCGCACGCAAAAATAACAAAGCTTCGATTAACAAAGAACCTGTAAATCAACATGCAACAAAAGAGACTAAATCATTAATGAATTTTCTTGTAGATCAATACGGAAAGAAAATTTTATCTGGCCAACAGGATATGTCTGGTGTTCAATGGCTAAATAATAATATCGGCAAGAAGCCTGCCGTTGCAGGGTTTGATTTTACTGATTATTCTCCGTCTAAAGTTGCTTACGGCCGTCAATCAAATCAAGTAGAAGAAGCAATTAAATGGCATGAGCAAGGAGGAATTGTTACATTTTCATGGCATTGGAACGCTCCTAAAGATCTTATTAAACAACCTGGAAAAGAATGGTACAAAGGATCCTATAAAAGTGCAACGACCTTTGACCTTCAATATGCTATGAATCATAAAGACTCTGAAGATTACCGCTTGCTTTTACGGGATATCGATGCAATTGCTGTACAGTTAAAAAGACTGCAAGATGCTAAAGTTCCAATCCTATTTAGACCGTTGCACGAAGCCGAAGGAGGATGGTTTTGGTGGGGCGCCAAAGGTTCTGAACCAGCAAAACAGCTATACAAACTGATGTATGACCGCTTAACTTACTATCACAAAATTAATAATATTATTTGGGTATGGAATTCTGTATCTGAAGATTGGTATCCCGGTGATAGATATGTAGATATTGTCAGTTATGATTCCTATCCTAAAGCCGGAAACTACAATGCGATAAGTTTACAATATGATCGCTTGAATTCACTTGTAAACAACAAAAAGCTTGTAAGCTTATCAGAAAATGGACCGATTCCTGATCCAACTGATTTGAAGGATTATCATATCTCATGGAGTTGGTTTCTTACATGGAAAGATGAATACTTGAAAGATGGTATTATAAATAGCCGAGAGCATTTATTGAGGGTTTATAATAGCCCTTATGTCATTACACTTGACGAACTTCCCAACCTTCAAACTTATAAATAG
- a CDS encoding acyltransferase, whose amino-acid sequence MSVVDKAFAVTKGSLLKLKLSKSGKLPRLRGGCSVKSQGQIVAGHNLSITGRPIKVSLNTENKESKIVFGNNVFINYGVDIGCARLVRIGDNVKIGPLTNIIDSNYHLVDSNDSLKSEQVVIENNVWIGRACSILSGVTIGENSVVAAGSVVNKDVPPNVLVAGSPAKIVKNLEIKDGWIRE is encoded by the coding sequence ATGTCAGTTGTAGACAAAGCATTTGCAGTAACTAAGGGAAGTTTGTTAAAACTAAAGCTTTCAAAATCAGGTAAGTTGCCACGATTAAGAGGGGGCTGTTCAGTAAAATCTCAAGGCCAGATTGTAGCAGGGCACAACTTATCAATTACGGGGCGCCCCATAAAAGTAAGCCTGAATACCGAGAACAAAGAATCGAAAATAGTATTTGGAAATAATGTGTTTATTAATTACGGGGTAGATATAGGTTGTGCTAGATTAGTTAGAATCGGGGATAATGTAAAGATAGGTCCGTTGACAAATATAATCGACAGTAACTATCATCTTGTAGATTCTAATGATTCTTTAAAGAGTGAGCAAGTAGTAATTGAAAATAATGTCTGGATTGGACGGGCCTGTTCAATCTTGAGCGGTGTAACAATTGGCGAAAATTCTGTTGTTGCAGCTGGAAGTGTAGTAAATAAAGATGTACCACCTAATGTCCTAGTAGCCGGTTCCCCAGCAAAAATAGTTAAAAATTTAGAAATAAAAGACGGATGGATCAGAGAATAG
- a CDS encoding oligosaccharide flippase family protein — protein MNGKLNFLIRKVFGIFLGSTVFMASQFLIIVVLAKLGSPREVGEFGLAVAITGPIYMFFSMQLRSMYVTDRDKKYKFIDYMSLCLVNATIALVVTVLCVLNKPSEMVLLVLLYSIAKFLQTLGEIVYGKMQREEKLVLVGVSNCLKGIVSLFFFSIIFYITRELVLATLGIVISWFLVLYLYDLPRSNLERTTQLFKGLMNIKFHNMKNLWMLALPLGLISLLYSFNTNITRYFVTYYFDETALGYFTACAYLMMIGNTFIGAVGQTLSSRMATYYNISTSNKKFNKLLISMVLFGLLIGVLTTILTSLLGSDILTIFYGSEYSHYSILLTLLMSATIIRYPAEFIGYATIASRTYKFEVPMLIIMLISSVISSWKLIPLMGLNGAAFSILLSSLIAAIGRVVIIIRANKLKASGKIYEQNKHIS, from the coding sequence ATGAATGGAAAATTAAATTTTTTAATAAGGAAAGTTTTTGGTATTTTCTTAGGATCCACAGTCTTCATGGCATCACAATTCTTAATAATTGTAGTACTAGCAAAACTAGGGTCTCCTCGAGAAGTAGGGGAATTTGGTTTAGCTGTAGCTATTACAGGTCCAATATATATGTTTTTTTCTATGCAATTAAGAAGTATGTATGTAACTGATAGAGATAAAAAATACAAATTTATTGATTATATGTCTCTATGTCTTGTTAATGCTACTATAGCTCTGGTAGTAACTGTTTTATGTGTATTAAATAAACCTTCTGAAATGGTATTGTTAGTTTTATTATACTCAATAGCTAAATTTTTACAAACGTTAGGGGAAATTGTATATGGTAAGATGCAAAGAGAGGAGAAACTTGTACTAGTAGGGGTATCTAATTGTTTAAAAGGTATAGTATCCCTATTTTTTTTCAGTATCATTTTCTATATAACAAGAGAATTAGTTCTTGCAACTCTAGGAATTGTTATTTCTTGGTTTTTAGTACTATACCTTTATGATTTACCTAGAAGTAATCTTGAAAGAACGACTCAGCTATTCAAAGGGTTAATGAATATTAAATTTCATAATATGAAGAACCTATGGATGTTAGCTCTTCCTTTAGGTTTGATCTCTCTTCTGTATTCTTTTAATACTAATATAACTAGATATTTCGTAACTTACTATTTTGATGAAACTGCTTTAGGTTATTTTACTGCATGTGCATATTTAATGATGATAGGTAATACATTTATTGGTGCTGTGGGTCAAACGTTAAGTTCTAGAATGGCGACTTATTATAATATCTCAACAAGTAATAAAAAGTTTAATAAATTACTAATCTCTATGGTTCTGTTTGGTTTATTAATAGGAGTTCTCACTACAATATTAACTAGTTTGTTAGGGAGTGATATATTAACAATCTTTTATGGTAGCGAGTATAGTCATTATTCTATATTGTTAACATTATTAATGAGTGCCACCATTATACGCTATCCAGCAGAATTCATAGGATATGCTACTATTGCATCAAGAACATATAAATTTGAAGTACCTATGTTAATTATAATGTTGATTAGTAGTGTAATAAGTAGTTGGAAACTAATACCTTTAATGGGTCTCAACGGAGCAGCTTTTTCAATATTACTTTCTTCATTAATAGCAGCTATAGGAAGAGTAGTTATTATTATTAGGGCAAATAAATTAAAGGCGAGTGGTAAAATATATGAACAAAATAAACACATCAGTTAG
- a CDS encoding DegT/DnrJ/EryC1/StrS family aminotransferase, translating into MQDRIFLSSPHMSEEGYEMEYVKEAFDTNWIAPLGENVNKFEEELAATVGSKSAAALSSGTAAIHLALKAAGVEAGDIVFCPTLTFSATANPIIYQNATPVFIDSNEETWNMCPKALEEAFTKYPNVKAVIVVHLYGLSADMDKITEICTKHNIPLIEDAAESLGTYYKGKHTGTFGDYGIFSFNGNKIITTSGGGMLVSNNEEKISKARFWATQSRDQARHYQHSELGFNYRMSNVVAGIGRGQLKVLDQRVEKKREIFSFYKEHLSELEGIEFMPSNEWDEPNYWLSSVTLNGPVRPIDVMEALEKENIESRPVWKPMHMQPFFEKYDFVGEGIAEKLFKNGLCIPSDTKMTLDDLRRIVRIIRQLWVQ; encoded by the coding sequence ATGCAAGATAGAATTTTTCTTTCATCTCCTCATATGAGTGAAGAAGGATATGAAATGGAATACGTGAAAGAAGCTTTTGATACAAACTGGATTGCTCCTCTTGGAGAGAATGTGAACAAGTTTGAAGAAGAGTTAGCAGCTACAGTGGGTTCAAAATCAGCAGCAGCTTTGTCTTCAGGAACAGCAGCCATCCACTTAGCTTTAAAAGCAGCAGGGGTAGAAGCGGGTGATATTGTTTTTTGTCCAACGCTTACTTTCTCAGCTACAGCAAATCCAATAATCTATCAAAATGCTACTCCTGTTTTTATTGATAGTAATGAAGAAACATGGAATATGTGTCCGAAAGCATTAGAAGAAGCTTTTACAAAGTATCCTAATGTAAAAGCCGTTATTGTTGTGCACCTTTATGGACTATCGGCTGATATGGATAAAATTACAGAGATTTGTACAAAACATAATATCCCCTTAATTGAAGATGCAGCTGAAAGTCTAGGAACTTACTATAAAGGAAAGCATACAGGTACTTTCGGAGACTATGGTATTTTCTCTTTTAATGGTAATAAAATTATTACAACTTCTGGCGGGGGAATGCTTGTCTCGAATAACGAAGAAAAAATCTCAAAAGCTCGTTTCTGGGCTACACAGAGCCGTGACCAAGCAAGACATTATCAGCATAGTGAATTAGGGTTCAACTATCGTATGAGTAATGTTGTTGCAGGGATCGGCCGAGGTCAGTTAAAGGTGTTAGATCAACGAGTAGAGAAAAAAAGAGAGATTTTCTCTTTTTATAAAGAACATTTAAGTGAACTCGAAGGAATTGAGTTTATGCCTAGCAATGAATGGGATGAACCGAACTATTGGTTAAGCAGCGTAACTTTAAATGGTCCAGTAAGACCTATTGATGTCATGGAAGCATTAGAGAAAGAGAATATTGAGTCAAGACCTGTATGGAAACCAATGCATATGCAACCCTTCTTTGAAAAATACGATTTTGTTGGTGAAGGTATTGCAGAGAAGTTATTTAAAAATGGTTTGTGTATACCTAGTGATACCAAAATGACCTTAGACGATTTAAGAAGAATAGTAAGGATTATTAGACAGTTGTGGGTGCAATAA
- a CDS encoding VanZ family protein, producing the protein MIKKIVVLLMMLSIAHFSHTPHLLITDASTWRNSSVWNHHATLWDILKPGSDFYDAYSYGFDLEFILRKLAHISFFGILALLFYWNLKEIRGRFLKAWLLLAAFAFLDEIHQAFIIGRDGRIADVMIDSFGGALFLFFLYNFRNKKTSKVSNLN; encoded by the coding sequence ATGATAAAAAAAATAGTAGTTTTATTAATGATGTTAAGCATTGCACATTTCTCCCATACCCCCCACTTATTAATTACAGACGCTAGCACGTGGCGAAATTCATCTGTATGGAATCATCATGCAACGTTATGGGACATTTTGAAACCTGGCAGTGATTTTTATGACGCTTATTCCTATGGGTTTGATTTAGAATTTATTTTGCGTAAACTGGCTCATATTTCATTTTTCGGTATACTGGCTCTATTATTTTATTGGAATTTAAAAGAAATACGGGGACGTTTTTTAAAAGCATGGCTTCTACTAGCCGCTTTTGCTTTTTTAGATGAGATTCATCAAGCATTTATTATTGGCCGTGATGGACGTATTGCTGATGTAATGATTGATTCATTTGGAGGAGCTCTATTTTTATTTTTCTTGTATAACTTTAGAAATAAAAAAACGAGTAAAGTCTCCAATTTAAATTGA
- the sinI gene encoding DNA-binding anti-repressor SinI, with protein MKKENILLIDHEWISLMQAARTLGLTVEEVRKFLSEFKRN; from the coding sequence ATGAAGAAGGAAAATATACTGTTAATTGATCATGAATGGATTAGCCTGATGCAAGCAGCTCGTACACTAGGGCTGACGGTGGAAGAGGTCCGGAAATTTTTATCGGAATTCAAGCGTAATTGA
- a CDS encoding polysaccharide biosynthesis protein, with protein sequence MNYKKRMSLLMLLDSIIVLGSVYASYFILHPYFHFFTTKTLLVSSVSLFVAHHVLANAFHLYKKAWEYASVGELWAIFKSVTISIVITAIIQLGFFQDVYFRTLFIAWILHILLIGGSRYVWIIFRNAYFKKQNVADYKRTLIIGAGSAGTMIARQLKTNHESKLHPVAFVDDDIKKHKLEIMGLPVLGGKEVIQEAVKQFNIDYIIIAIPSLKTSELKEIYSECSKTGAKTQSMPKIEDIMLGKVSVNQLKDVKVEDLLGREPVELDRDGILENIGGKTILVTGAGGSIGSEICRQICKFNPSKIILLGHGENSIYTIDMELRQSYQKDIKIIPIIADIQDRDRIFEVMETYRPDVVYHAAAHKHVPLMEYNPKEAVKNNVIGTKNVAEAADTFSVRNFVLISSDKAVNPTNVMGSTKRIAEMVIQELNKHSQTKFVAVRFGNVLGSRGSVIPLFKKQIQTGGPLTVTHPDMTRYFMTIPEASRLVMQAGTLARGGEIFVLDMGEPVKIVDLAKNLIELSGYTEEEIGIKYAGIRPGEKMYEELLGKDEVHNEAIFPKIFIGKSVEVDFSRVTTLVNNYEVYDTEYTRDYVLNLANDRENLLAHSMN encoded by the coding sequence TTGAATTATAAGAAGAGAATGTCTCTTTTAATGCTGCTGGATTCTATTATTGTATTAGGATCGGTGTATGCAAGTTATTTTATTTTACACCCTTATTTCCATTTTTTTACAACAAAGACGTTGTTAGTTAGTTCCGTCAGCTTATTTGTAGCACATCATGTCCTAGCAAATGCATTTCATTTATATAAAAAAGCATGGGAATATGCAAGTGTCGGTGAACTGTGGGCCATTTTTAAATCTGTCACGATCTCTATCGTAATTACTGCCATTATACAATTAGGGTTCTTCCAAGATGTTTATTTTAGAACATTGTTTATTGCTTGGATCTTACATATTTTATTAATCGGTGGGTCCCGTTATGTATGGATTATTTTTCGAAATGCATATTTCAAAAAACAAAACGTGGCGGATTATAAGCGTACATTAATCATAGGAGCTGGCTCAGCGGGAACAATGATTGCAAGGCAGTTAAAAACAAATCATGAAAGCAAGCTTCATCCTGTAGCGTTTGTAGATGATGATATTAAAAAACATAAATTAGAGATTATGGGATTGCCTGTGTTAGGCGGTAAAGAAGTCATACAGGAAGCTGTTAAACAGTTCAACATTGATTATATTATTATTGCTATTCCGTCTTTAAAAACAAGTGAATTAAAAGAAATATACAGTGAATGCTCAAAAACTGGGGCTAAAACACAAAGTATGCCGAAGATTGAAGATATCATGCTAGGGAAGGTATCGGTCAATCAATTAAAAGATGTGAAAGTTGAAGATTTATTAGGAAGAGAACCTGTGGAACTTGACCGCGATGGAATCTTAGAAAACATAGGTGGTAAAACAATCTTGGTGACGGGAGCTGGAGGATCAATTGGTTCTGAAATCTGTCGTCAAATTTGTAAATTTAACCCTAGTAAAATTATTTTGTTAGGTCATGGTGAGAACAGTATCTATACCATTGATATGGAACTACGTCAAAGTTATCAAAAAGATATTAAAATTATCCCTATCATTGCTGATATCCAAGATAGAGACCGTATCTTTGAAGTGATGGAGACATATAGACCAGATGTAGTTTACCATGCTGCAGCTCATAAGCATGTCCCCCTAATGGAATATAATCCTAAGGAAGCTGTAAAAAATAATGTAATTGGTACAAAGAATGTAGCAGAGGCAGCTGATACATTTTCAGTCCGTAACTTTGTGTTGATTTCGTCAGATAAAGCTGTTAATCCTACAAATGTTATGGGTTCTACTAAGCGAATTGCAGAAATGGTAATTCAAGAATTAAATAAGCATAGTCAGACAAAGTTTGTAGCTGTTCGTTTTGGGAATGTTCTAGGGAGTCGTGGTAGTGTAATTCCCTTATTCAAAAAGCAAATTCAAACAGGTGGGCCTCTTACAGTTACCCATCCGGACATGACTAGATATTTTATGACTATTCCAGAGGCTTCTAGACTAGTTATGCAAGCCGGAACGCTTGCTCGTGGCGGAGAAATTTTTGTGTTAGATATGGGCGAACCTGTTAAAATTGTGGACCTAGCGAAGAATCTTATTGAGCTTTCCGGTTATACGGAAGAAGAGATTGGAATTAAGTATGCGGGAATTCGACCTGGAGAGAAAATGTATGAAGAGCTTCTAGGGAAAGATGAAGTACATAATGAGGCGATTTTTCCTAAGATTTTTATTGGAAAATCGGTAGAAGTAGATTTTTCTCGGGTTACCACGTTGGTTAATAATTATGAAGTTTATGATACGGAGTATACGAGAGACTATGTGTTGAACTTGGCGAACGATCGTGAAAATTTGCTTGCGCATAGTATGAATTAG